The DNA window GTTGGTACCAACTCCTGTACATCAGCAGCATCAGTAGAAGCAAATGTGTTGAACATCGCCGTTGGTGTTTCATCAGGAAGGTCTTCTCCAAAACCTCCGCCTCCGCCACCGGAACCCAAATCTGGCTCTAATGAAGGATCAGAATAATTCACATATACAAATTTCCAGTATCCACCTGTTCCATAGTCAAAGCCTATAACCATGGTATCATAACCGGTTGCCTGACCTATTGCCTCAATTTTAAAGGTTGTACTGCTCAATGGAATTACGCTTTCACCTGTTGGGCCTAATTTCGGAATTCCTATCCAAGCTCCATCACCAGTCAAAGTAACTTCAGAAGAGTTGGCATCATAAGTAAATGCATGCGTTCCGCTTAACCAAGCACTTACATCATCACCATTCAGGTTTCTCATGTTCGCTGCTTCAGCAGTGAAACAGGTTTCGTAATTTGGATCTGCAGGATCCCAAACACCGAACTCACCCCAGAAACTACCCATATCATCAAAAGTATAAGTTCCATCTCTGTGGAAAGTAAAGGTTTGCTCATACAGGCAATCCCTGCTTCCATCATTTTCCAAACCTGGCCACCAATTATTTGGTATTTCCTTGCTTTCTCCCAATGACATTGAAGTACCTTCTCTAAATAGTTTCCATGTTTTAGTATCAGGACCAGTCAATAAAGTCAAAGCCGCGTTAGGATCGGTCACGGTAACATCATTTGATTTGGATGATGTAGTACCATTTGCACCTGTTGCAGTTAAAGTAACTGTATAGGTGCCAGCTGCTGCATATTGGTGTTCCGGATTTTCTTCAGTTGAAGTTTCAGAATCCCCAAAATCCCATGCATATGAAGTTGCATTTTGCGAAAAATTAGTGAATCTCACCAAAAGGAAATTAACTGAATCAACTTCAGACTGGAAGCTGGCTACAGTGGCTCCACTTGGTGTTCCACTACCGCTGTCGTCATCACCACATGATGTCAACATCAAAAATGGCACTGCTAATATCAGATACCATACTTTAAAAAAACTGTTTACTCTCATAATATTTAATTTATAATTATTGGTTGTTTATACTTATTTAAAATTCTTCTTAAGGAAATAATGCAGGTCCGGGATAAAGCGTTAAAGCACCATTAGTTACATCTGCTTCTCTCTGAGAAACGGGAATCCAAATATCTTCCGGGCTAAAATTGGCAGCTTTTTCAGGTTCTGCTGTAAACAAATCTGAGCTCGCTCTTCCGGAACGAACTAAATCGTACCATCTGTCTCCTTCCAAGGCAAATTCTGATCGTCTTTCATACCAAATGGCATCAAGTAGTGTCCAGCCTTGATCGTTCATCAATTGCGAAACAGTTCTGAAATTTCCCGTATTATCACCAGGGCCTGCCGCTCTTTCCCTCACCATGTCTACAAACATTTGTGCTTCACCGTCGGATCCTGTACCTCTGTGCAATGCTTCTGCCAACATTAAAAGCACATCGGCATATCTGATTACAAATACATTGGCATCAATGGTCAATACCGCATCACCACCATTCGGATTGGTATATTCTTTATAAATAGGATATTTTTCCTGCCAGTATCCGGTATAATCGCTTGGGTTTTGATCTGCATCATCGATAGCCGATGAGCCACAACTATTTCCGGAAATTGTGTCTACAGCCATATTAAGCTCATCCAGTGATAAAATAGAAACATTTCTTCTGATAGTATCATCCGCTAAGAAATGGTCGTATAAACCCTGTGTAGGCAGCATAAATCCCCAGCCTGCATTGTAAGTCGGATGATCATCACAAAGACTTCTTACGCCACATAATTGCGCAAATACGTTACCATCAATCCAGCTGCTCGGCCAGTTCCAATTGGATGGTGATATATTTGATTGCTGGATTTCGAAAACTGCTTCTGCTGTATTATTAGCACCATAGGCGTATAGGTCACGTAAATCATCTAATAACTGATACTGTCCACTGTTAACAACTTCTCTCAGTGCATCAGCTGCTTTGTCAAATTTCTGTGTATTATCATTATCCAGATCCGCCCAGTACAAGTAAATTTTACCTAATAATGCCTGAGCAGTTCCTTTTGTTACTCTACCTTTAAAAGATTCAGAAGTAGTAAGAGGTAAGGCAGCTATTGCTGCTTCCAGATCGCCAACCATAAACGCAAACATTTCATTCATAGTGGCCCTTGGTTGATTGTATTCATCGGGCAATAAAATGCGATCAATAATAGGAGAAGGCCCATAATGTCTGAATGCATCAAAATGATAATAAGCTCTTAGAAATCTGGCCTCAGCTTTATAAATTGCTACAGTTGGAGATTCAATTTCAATATTTTGCAATACCAGGTTAGCTCTGTAAATACCGGTATAGCATCTGCTCCAAATCCAATTCGTTTCGTTGGTGTTTGGGTTATTGTTAAAATCATCAAACTCCTGCCATCCGGGTTGATCGGCATTTGTGGCATCTCCTCCAGCATTTGCATTATCTGATCTTATCTCAGCATACATAACCGGACTCACCCAAAAACCACCGTGCATGGTCCATTGCAACGGATCATAAGCTGCAACCAGCGCATTAAATGCCTGTTGCTCATTTTTGTAATAATTTGCTTCCAAATAAGAGGCCACCGGTTCAACATCCAGTTTCTCCTCCTTACAAGCCGTCATTATCAATAGCGATAATGCCATAAGAATTTTAAATCGTATTATTCTCTTCATCGTTAATTAAATTAAAACGTCACATTCAAACCCGCACCCATTGCTCTGTTCTGAGGATAAAACCCTTTATCAATACCTGTATCCAGGATCCAGCCGTTATTAGATCCAATTTCAGGATCGAAACCGCTATAACCTGTTATGGTAATAAGGTTGTCAAAGGATATATAAAATCTCGCTTTGGATATTAAGACTTTCTCAAGAATTTTTTGAGGCAGATTATATCCAATCTGAAGATTTCTCAATCTGGCAAAACTCGCATCCTCCACATAAAAGTCTGAAGGCCTTTGATTACCATTAGCATCATTAAGAACAAGTCTTGGATACTCTCCATCCGGATTTGATTCAGACCATCGGTCTAACCAGGTATCCTGATAATTATTGTATGGAATATCCTGTCTTTCATAGACTTTATAAACATCATTTCCGATGCTCACGTTCCATAACATTCGAATATCAAAGCCTCTGTAATCTACACTGAAATTGAATCCCATTAATATATCCGCCCATGGTTTTCCTATATCGGTTATATCCTCCTCGGTGATTTCTCCATCGCCGTTTACATCAACAAATTTAATATCTCCAGCTTCGGCATCCGGTTGAATAAGATCACCATTGGAGTTGATGTATTGAAATACTTCACTCTGAGATTTAAATATTCCATCGGTTTTATATCCTCTAAAGTGAGATACCGGAAGGCCTTGAGTCATCCTGGTGATTGTAAAATTTCTTACCGGCCATCCATATCCTTCTATAAAGGGGTTTTCACCTTCACCGGCAACTTTAAGTGCTTCATTCCAGTTTCTGGTAAAATTCATACCAGCGGCAAAACCAATATCGTTCCATCTGTTGTTATAATTTATCGCAAATTCAATTCCGCGATTTCTCATTTCACCGGTATTCAGAATTGGAGCATTATTACCAACAAGTCCGGGAACTACTCCTGTCATTAATAAATCTTTTGTAGTTTTTGAATAAACATCAATATCTGTTGAGAGTTTACCACTTAGGATATCCACTTCAAGACCGATATCCCACTGGACACTTTCTTCCCATTTGATATCCGGGTTTGAAATTGCTACAGGTGCTTCTCCAAAATACTGTGCCTCATTGCCTGGCCTTCCAAATTGATAAGTGAATCTATCATCACTCACAATTGAAGTAAAGGCGAGGTTGTTGATTCTGTCATTACCATTCACACCCCAACTTGCTCTCAACTTTACAAAATCAAATGTTGGGAAATCGAAGAAATTTTCTTTTGAAATAACCCAACCTGCAGAGAATGATGGGAATAAACCGAATCTGTTATTAGGTCCGAATTTTGAAGAACCGTCTCTTCTAAGGGAAGCCGTAATGAGGTATTTCTCATCAAAATTATAGAGTACTCTACCGAAATAACTTTGAAGTACTTCAGTTACTAATGCATTACCGTAATTCTGATCTGTAGTGTCTACACCGGCATCAATGTACCACCAGTTCGGGTTAAACTGCTGTGATTGAGGAATATTCTGTCTTGATCCTCCTGCAAACTCACCATTTCTTTCTCTGTAAGACATACCAAGGATCGCATCAATTGAGTGAAATTTGATCTTCTTTGAAAATGACAGAAAGTTTTCCCATCGAATGGTATTTTCAGAATAATAACCCTGAAAAGCTGTATTGTTTGGGTTCTGAAAATCCGAACGGAAGAAATAGGTTGGCGTAAATGAATTGTCATAGCTATACAAAATATCAGCTCCTACATCAGATCTAAATTTTAACCATTCAACCGGGCTTACTTCTGCGTAAATATTACCTTGAAGTCGATTGGTTCTATTTCTGTTATTTGTAATGAATGTTCTTGCAAATGGATTGATGTACTCTTTTCTCACATAAGGTGAAATTGCATATCCATATGTGCTGTCATTATAAGCAGCATTAATAGGTGTAATTGGATCGTAATTAAAAGCGTCGGCCAATACAGAACCAAAAGCATTGTTTTCGGGTACCGTTTGTCTTTCAGTATGAAGAATAGATAAATTCTGACCCAACATCAAATACTTATTTGCATAAGAACTGGAATTTAGTCTGGCTGTATACCTTTCAAAATTTGACTTATCACCACCAATAACTCCGTCCTGATTCCAATATCCAAAGCTGAAGAAATATGAGTTTTTCTCAGTCGTTCTTCCAACAGAAAGGTTGTGATTCATAGTTGTTGCGGGACTTACCACTTCTTCCATCCAATCAATATTCCTCGGTGCCTGTCCTATTTCAGGAAATGTTGGATCCAAAGTTGAAAGTGCATTAGAGTTTTCAAATTTTTCACGAATGGCTTTGACATAATCATCGGAGCCCATCATTTCAGGCAATCTCCAAGGGCTGGCCGTACTACCAAAACCATTGTACTCAAAAGTGGCTTTGTCGGAGTCTCCTCTTCTGGTTGTTAGTATAATTACACCATTCGCACCTCTTGCTCCGTAAATTGCTGTAGATGCTGCATCTTTTAATACCTCTACCGACTCTACATCATTGGGGTTGAGGTTTGAGATATCATCTACAACCAAACCATCAACTACATACAATGGATTATTATTCCCATTTGTACCAACTCCCCTGATGACTATGGATTGTGCCGCACCCGGTTGACCTGAAGCAGGAGCAATATAAACTCCACTAACCTGTCCTTGCAGTGTTTGCTCAACTCTTTGAAAGTTCAAGCCTTCAATTTCTTCTCTGCCTACACTGGATATAGCACCTGTAGAAACACTTTTCTTTTGTTCACCATATCCAATTACTACAACTTCCTCAAGTTGAACAGCATCATCTTTTAAATAAATATCAATTGTGGTTCTGCTTCCTACCTTAACAGACTGTGTTTTATACCCTATAAAAGAAAAGACTAACACACTGTTTGAGTCCTGAACAGTAATTGTATAATCACCATTAAAATCAGTAATGGTACCATTGACCGTTCCTTTTTCAAGGACACTTGCACCAGGCACTTCGCCATCATCAGAAGTGACGTTTCCTTTAATTTCTATTCCTTGGGCTAAAAGCTTTGATGGGATTAAAAGGATAATTATCCACAAAGCTAAATTTAGTGTAGAGTTTCTCATCATATCTTGCGTATTGAGTATAAAGCGTTGTCAAAAATGACCATTAGGCCTTTCTAATACAAATGAAACACTACATCATAAATACATCAATAATCTAAAACACCTACATCATAAATACATCAATATTTAAGAAATTAATGTATTATTATGATTGTTTAGCATATTTAAACAGATGTAATCAATTTTTCCTGCCCAAACATATTGAAATGTAAATTCATCATATTGCTAATTCTGATTTCTTTTACTCAGATTTACGGAAGCATATTACCCGGATTACCACTCATAAGAAATTACAATCCTGAAGAGTATTCAGGTGGCATACAGAATTGGCAAATAAGCCAGGATCGCAAGGGAATAATTTATATTGCAAATAATTTTGGTCTCTTGCAATTCGATGGTAACGACTGGCATCAGTTTAACGTAACAAATGCCACGAAAATGAGAAGCCTTGCTATCGATGAAAACGGAAGAATTTATGCCGGTTATCAGGGTGATTTCGGATACTTTGAGGCAGATTCCATAGGCCAACTCATTTATATTTCTCTAAAATCAAAAATACCTAAAAAATACAGGGAAATTGATGAAACCTGGAAAACCTATTTCATAAAAGGGAAAGCCTATTTCTGTACCTTTTCATATGTGTATGTATATGAAGATGAACAAATCACGGTCATTGATCCTAAATCTATACTTGATATTTCATTTGAAACCAAAAACAAAATCTATTCTCATATTCCTGGCAAAGGATTGCATGTAATTGAAAATGGAAGATTTCATTCCAAAGAACATATGACGTTCTTTTCTGATAAAATTGTATCCTCTGTAACCAGTATTGATGAAAACAATTTACTAATTACCACGTCCAGAAATGGCATTTGGCTGCTTGGCCCAAAAGGAATTCGTCCTTTTAATCGAAATCTAAATGCATTATTTGAAGAAACCTTTATTAATTGTGCCCTGCTTCTCTCCAATGGAAATCTAGCTATCGGTACTCAAAATAACGGAATCTATATTATTGATCTTGAAGGGAATATTCTTATCAATGTCAACAAGGAAAGAGGATTGCTGAGCCGAACCATACTCAGCATATTTGAAGATCAAAATAAAAATATTTGGGTAGGACAAAATAACGGCATCTCTTTTTTAGAGGTTCAATCACCTTTTAGAGAAATCAATGAAAATATTGGACTTCCGGGAACTGGTTATTCAGCCATAAGCAGTCAAAATGATTTATATCTTGGTACCAATAATGGTGTTTATTCATTTGATGGCGAACCGCAAGAAGTGAGGGGTTCGGAAGGCCAAACCTATTTTCTTCAGGAAGTATCCGGAAATCTAATTTTAAATCACAACGAAGGAGCCTTTTTTATTAGTGATAACAATGCCGAAAACTTCTTTAATGAAACCGGTTCTTGGATGTTTGTAAAGTGGTTCAACTATTATTTTCAAGGGTGCTATGATGGAATCTATGTCTATCGCAATAACCTTAACAATAAAGTAGGTAAAATCAATTCTTATTATGAATCCTCAAGAATTCTGACTTTGGATAAAGACAGCATTTTGTGGGTTTCTCATGGATATAAGGGTTTGTTTAAAATTTCATTATCAAGAGAGCGATTACTAGATCCAAAAATTGAATTTTTTAACCAGGATAAGGGGCTGCCTACCAACCTTCAAAATACCATCACTAAAATTGATGGTGAAATAAAAGTCATATCAGAAGAGGGAATCTTAAATTACGAATACAAGAGTAAAACTTTTTCACAAGACAGCATTCTCAGTAGCTATTTTAAGGGAAGTCAGGTCAATGTAATGAAGCCCGATGTATTCGGTAATATTTATTTTATTACAAATACTTCTTTGGGGTTTTTAGAAAAAATAGGCCCGAATAATTATGTAAAACACGACCAGTCTTTTAACAAGGTGCGAAAACTTCTGAACGATGACCTTCCCAATATTAATATTATAAATGCTAATCAAGTCTTATTTGGAGCAAAAGAAGGCTTTGTTTTATTCGACAGAAATAATTTCTATGAACAGTCAGAAGAGAAATTCTACACCTTGATTCGCGATGTTTATAACTCATACGATACCTTGTTTACCTATTTGGCAGGAAATATGCATTTAAATGGCAGGTCAGGTAAACATCCCATCCCTGAAATAAACTACAAGCAAAACAACATTACGTTCCGATTTTCTTCTACTTCATACAGCACTACCACCTTACCTCAGTTTCAATATAAACTGGAAGGATTTAATAAAGAATGGAGTGAATGGACCAATGTCAATTCAAAAGATTACACGAATCTCAGGGAAGGAGAGTATATATTCAAAGTCAGATCTAAAAACGCACTCAATCAAATAAGTGAAATAGAGGAATTCAAATTTACGGTGCTATCGCCCTGGTTCAGATCACCCTTGGCATATATAATTTATGTTGTCTTAAGTTTAACAGCATTAATTAGTCTGATGGTTGTTTTAGATAAGCGTTATGAAAAGGAAAAGCAAAAACTGGATAGAAAAAGATTAGAAGAAATAGGTGAAAAAGAAAAACAATTAGACACAATAACAAAGCAAAGTGAAAGTGAAATTGAGCAGTTAAAAAATGAAAAATTACAATCCGAAATTGACTATATGAATTCTGAATTGGCTACGAATACCATGCATTTGCTGAATAAAAATGAATTTATCAATGGTGTAAAATCGAATCTCGAATCCGTCGTTAAAAAAAGCACTAATGAAGAAGTAAAATCAAACATTAAGAAAATTGTAAAAGAAATAGAGAAAAATGTTCAGGACGAAGATGATTGGGCCAATTTTCAAATTCATTTTGACAAGGTACACGGTGATTTTTCAAAAAGGTTTCAATCTGAATATCCAAAACTCAGCCCACAGGATATAAAGTTGAGCACCTATTTAAGGCTAAATTTATCAACCAAAGAAATTGCCAATCTTTTAAACATTTCGGTGAGAGGGGTAGAAATTGCAAGGTATCGATTGAGGAAAAAGTTAAATTTAGAACGCTCTCAAAATTTGACTGAATTTATCCTCAATTATTAGTAAGCAGATATTGCAATTTTAAAATCCCAAAGGAATTAATGTATGTATTACCGGTGGGGTAAATTTATCGGAAAAAGCAAGTATTAAAATAACCCATTACCAAAATAATGCATATAGTACTGCAGTTATAATGCAAATGGCAAAAGCTGAAATATTAAATTTGGAGTCGGTTTTAAAATAACCTTTGGAGATATCAATTCCTTTTGGATCATCTTCACCCTTTCCCGAGATATAAGAGACAATCACAATTATAATCATGGTCCCGATAGCCGTAAATCCCATTTGATTTAAAAAAGGCATACCGGGAACAAATTCCTTAAGTAATACTGCAATTGGAATTGAAAGCAGTGCCCCCCAAATAGCTGCTTTATTAGTGGCTTTTTTCCAGAACAATCCCAGTAAGAATACAGCCAGAATTCCTGGGCTAACGATACCGGTATATTCCTGAATAAACTGAAAAGCCTGGTCTATTCCACCGAGCAAGGGTGCCATCACCGATGCAATAATTAAGGCTATCCCCGCTGTAATTCTACCTGTTCGTACCAATTGCTTGTTTCCCGCATTTTTATTAATATATGGTTTGTAAATATCCATTGTAAAAATGGTGGATGTAGAATTGAGCATTGAGGCGAGCGAAGACACAACAGCAGCCGCCAAAGCGGCAAAGGCTATCCCTTTTAAACCGGAAGGCAATAATTGTAATAACCACGGATAGGCTTTATCTGAAGCTCCCGCAGCCGGAATATTTGACTGCCCTGCTTCGCCCAATCGCAGCATAATTTCCGGGTCATTTACAATTACGTAGGCGGCAATTCCCGGGATAACTACAATAAAAGGAATGACCAATTTTAAAAACCCGGCCAGGGCAATTCCCTTTTGAGCTTCTTTTAGTGATTTAGCAGCAAGCGTCCTTTGGATGATATATTGATTAAAGCCCCAGTAATATAAATTAGCCACCCAAAGCCCACCGATTAATATCCAAATTCCCGGCAAATTTTGATACTCAGGATTTGACTTATCTAAAATCATATGAAATTTCTCAGGTGCAGAATCAATTAAATGACTAAAACCCTTTATTACACCAGCCCCATCAGAGACAACATTTAAAGCCAGGTAGGTGGTAATCAACCCACCAAGGATAAGAAATACCACTTGAATTACATCGGTCCATGCAACCGCAGATAAGCCACCATATAAGGAATAAGCTGCTGCAAATAAGGCCAATCCGATCACTCCATAAAGCATCGGGATTCCAAGTGTAGTTTCAAGTGCCAGTGAGCCGAGATACAGTACGGAAGACAAATTGACAAATATGTAAAGCGCAATCCAAAACACC is part of the Hyphobacterium sp. CCMP332 genome and encodes:
- a CDS encoding PKD domain-containing protein, with the protein product MRVNSFFKVWYLILAVPFLMLTSCGDDDSGSGTPSGATVASFQSEVDSVNFLLVRFTNFSQNATSYAWDFGDSETSTEENPEHQYAAAGTYTVTLTATGANGTTSSKSNDVTVTDPNAALTLLTGPDTKTWKLFREGTSMSLGESKEIPNNWWPGLENDGSRDCLYEQTFTFHRDGTYTFDDMGSFWGEFGVWDPADPNYETCFTAEAANMRNLNGDDVSAWLSGTHAFTYDANSSEVTLTGDGAWIGIPKLGPTGESVIPLSSTTFKIEAIGQATGYDTMVIGFDYGTGGYWKFVYVNYSDPSLEPDLGSGGGGGGFGEDLPDETPTAMFNTFASTDAADVQELVPTNSDVTINIGVTDPDGGSTAVGEYVRGTAPFADLKFQLDYDAQLVNFDSVVVEVYFPSTNDYSGDLSQRVDIFIADASATEQFWTDWSLYRDEDTGSTPQDTWVRFAWALSDGMFEGVDPKTRTDYDLIGLKVGGENHGIDGTFYVRNFEFK
- a CDS encoding RagB/SusD family nutrient uptake outer membrane protein; translation: MKRIIRFKILMALSLLIMTACKEEKLDVEPVASYLEANYYKNEQQAFNALVAAYDPLQWTMHGGFWVSPVMYAEIRSDNANAGGDATNADQPGWQEFDDFNNNPNTNETNWIWSRCYTGIYRANLVLQNIEIESPTVAIYKAEARFLRAYYHFDAFRHYGPSPIIDRILLPDEYNQPRATMNEMFAFMVGDLEAAIAALPLTTSESFKGRVTKGTAQALLGKIYLYWADLDNDNTQKFDKAADALREVVNSGQYQLLDDLRDLYAYGANNTAEAVFEIQQSNISPSNWNWPSSWIDGNVFAQLCGVRSLCDDHPTYNAGWGFMLPTQGLYDHFLADDTIRRNVSILSLDELNMAVDTISGNSCGSSAIDDADQNPSDYTGYWQEKYPIYKEYTNPNGGDAVLTIDANVFVIRYADVLLMLAEALHRGTGSDGEAQMFVDMVRERAAGPGDNTGNFRTVSQLMNDQGWTLLDAIWYERRSEFALEGDRWYDLVRSGRASSDLFTAEPEKAANFSPEDIWIPVSQREADVTNGALTLYPGPALFP
- a CDS encoding TonB-dependent receptor, which encodes MMRNSTLNLALWIIILLIPSKLLAQGIEIKGNVTSDDGEVPGASVLEKGTVNGTITDFNGDYTITVQDSNSVLVFSFIGYKTQSVKVGSRTTIDIYLKDDAVQLEEVVVIGYGEQKKSVSTGAISSVGREEIEGLNFQRVEQTLQGQVSGVYIAPASGQPGAAQSIVIRGVGTNGNNNPLYVVDGLVVDDISNLNPNDVESVEVLKDAASTAIYGARGANGVIILTTRRGDSDKATFEYNGFGSTASPWRLPEMMGSDDYVKAIREKFENSNALSTLDPTFPEIGQAPRNIDWMEEVVSPATTMNHNLSVGRTTEKNSYFFSFGYWNQDGVIGGDKSNFERYTARLNSSSYANKYLMLGQNLSILHTERQTVPENNAFGSVLADAFNYDPITPINAAYNDSTYGYAISPYVRKEYINPFARTFITNNRNRTNRLQGNIYAEVSPVEWLKFRSDVGADILYSYDNSFTPTYFFRSDFQNPNNTAFQGYYSENTIRWENFLSFSKKIKFHSIDAILGMSYRERNGEFAGGSRQNIPQSQQFNPNWWYIDAGVDTTDQNYGNALVTEVLQSYFGRVLYNFDEKYLITASLRRDGSSKFGPNNRFGLFPSFSAGWVISKENFFDFPTFDFVKLRASWGVNGNDRINNLAFTSIVSDDRFTYQFGRPGNEAQYFGEAPVAISNPDIKWEESVQWDIGLEVDILSGKLSTDIDVYSKTTKDLLMTGVVPGLVGNNAPILNTGEMRNRGIEFAINYNNRWNDIGFAAGMNFTRNWNEALKVAGEGENPFIEGYGWPVRNFTITRMTQGLPVSHFRGYKTDGIFKSQSEVFQYINSNGDLIQPDAEAGDIKFVDVNGDGEITEEDITDIGKPWADILMGFNFSVDYRGFDIRMLWNVSIGNDVYKVYERQDIPYNNYQDTWLDRWSESNPDGEYPRLVLNDANGNQRPSDFYVEDASFARLRNLQIGYNLPQKILEKVLISKARFYISFDNLITITGYSGFDPEIGSNNGWILDTGIDKGFYPQNRAMGAGLNVTF
- a CDS encoding two component regulator three y domain-containing protein, encoding MLILISFTQIYGSILPGLPLIRNYNPEEYSGGIQNWQISQDRKGIIYIANNFGLLQFDGNDWHQFNVTNATKMRSLAIDENGRIYAGYQGDFGYFEADSIGQLIYISLKSKIPKKYREIDETWKTYFIKGKAYFCTFSYVYVYEDEQITVIDPKSILDISFETKNKIYSHIPGKGLHVIENGRFHSKEHMTFFSDKIVSSVTSIDENNLLITTSRNGIWLLGPKGIRPFNRNLNALFEETFINCALLLSNGNLAIGTQNNGIYIIDLEGNILINVNKERGLLSRTILSIFEDQNKNIWVGQNNGISFLEVQSPFREINENIGLPGTGYSAISSQNDLYLGTNNGVYSFDGEPQEVRGSEGQTYFLQEVSGNLILNHNEGAFFISDNNAENFFNETGSWMFVKWFNYYFQGCYDGIYVYRNNLNNKVGKINSYYESSRILTLDKDSILWVSHGYKGLFKISLSRERLLDPKIEFFNQDKGLPTNLQNTITKIDGEIKVISEEGILNYEYKSKTFSQDSILSSYFKGSQVNVMKPDVFGNIYFITNTSLGFLEKIGPNNYVKHDQSFNKVRKLLNDDLPNINIINANQVLFGAKEGFVLFDRNNFYEQSEEKFYTLIRDVYNSYDTLFTYLAGNMHLNGRSGKHPIPEINYKQNNITFRFSSTSYSTTTLPQFQYKLEGFNKEWSEWTNVNSKDYTNLREGEYIFKVRSKNALNQISEIEEFKFTVLSPWFRSPLAYIIYVVLSLTALISLMVVLDKRYEKEKQKLDRKRLEEIGEKEKQLDTITKQSESEIEQLKNEKLQSEIDYMNSELATNTMHLLNKNEFINGVKSNLESVVKKSTNEEVKSNIKKIVKEIEKNVQDEDDWANFQIHFDKVHGDFSKRFQSEYPKLSPQDIKLSTYLRLNLSTKEIANLLNISVRGVEIARYRLRKKLNLERSQNLTEFILNY
- a CDS encoding sodium/sugar symporter, producing the protein MSSGTSNFSYSLIYLMFTIYLINYQFRLNAKMNFSTLDIIVFAAYALLIITIGLWVSRDKKGHDKSAEDYFLAGKSLPWWAIGASLIAANISAEQFIGMSGSGFAVGLSIASYEWMAAITLLIVGKYFLPVFINKGLYTIPEFVEKRYSTQLKTILAVFWIALYIFVNLSSVLYLGSLALETTLGIPMLYGVIGLALFAAAYSLYGGLSAVAWTDVIQVVFLILGGLITTYLALNVVSDGAGVIKGFSHLIDSAPEKFHMILDKSNPEYQNLPGIWILIGGLWVANLYYWGFNQYIIQRTLAAKSLKEAQKGIALAGFLKLVIPFIVVIPGIAAYVIVNDPEIMLRLGEAGQSNIPAAGASDKAYPWLLQLLPSGLKGIAFAALAAAVVSSLASMLNSTSTIFTMDIYKPYINKNAGNKQLVRTGRITAGIALIIASVMAPLLGGIDQAFQFIQEYTGIVSPGILAVFLLGLFWKKATNKAAIWGALLSIPIAVLLKEFVPGMPFLNQMGFTAIGTMIIIVIVSYISGKGEDDPKGIDISKGYFKTDSKFNISAFAICIITAVLYALFW